One part of the Candidatus Reconcilbacillus cellulovorans genome encodes these proteins:
- a CDS encoding cupin: MGNLGEWVDAGPGVRRKILSVGRGVMNMVVEFAEGAVGAEHAHPQEQLTYVLEGEFEFRVDGRTLVVRKGDSLYIPSGATHGVRALSAGVLLDTFAPVREDLLGHC; the protein is encoded by the coding sequence ATGGGAAACCTCGGGGAATGGGTGGACGCCGGTCCGGGCGTCCGCCGTAAAATTTTGTCTGTCGGTCGCGGCGTCATGAATATGGTGGTGGAGTTCGCCGAAGGAGCGGTCGGCGCCGAACACGCCCATCCACAGGAACAGCTGACGTATGTACTGGAAGGCGAATTTGAATTTCGTGTCGACGGCCGCACGCTCGTCGTCCGTAAGGGCGACAGTCTGTACATCCCCTCCGGGGCGACGCACGGCGTCCGTGCGCTGTCGGCGGGCGTGCTGCTCGACACGTTTGCGCCGGTGCGGGAAGACTTGCTCGGACACTGTTGA